The following coding sequences are from one Salvia hispanica cultivar TCC Black 2014 chromosome 3, UniMelb_Shisp_WGS_1.0, whole genome shotgun sequence window:
- the LOC125212998 gene encoding mediator of RNA polymerase II transcription subunit 23 isoform X6 yields MNQLGNPRQNKTQKRVTAINRELPPPNEQFLFDFEQIQSQFPDQEQLRAVTESVLISLVIQCCNHAPRAEFLLFALRSLCNIGYINWDAFLPSLLSSVSSAETPVGQGSQAMALVACATSSQSGVPPPSNAIPNNANFQASNPASPLPSIHGIGSPAQSGAEPSTLSPMKSNDVICTGQQSARANISVRENVISSLRQLSCKIILISLESNLMPVTRFDIFNHMLNWLVNWDQRQQGLDEFDSAQFWKPDKALIEWLHDCLDVIWLLVDDNKCRVPFYELIRSGLQFIENIPDDEALFTLILEIHRRRDMMATHMQMLDQHLHCPTFGTPRLLPQATTTGETVTNMRYSPITYPSVLGEPLHGEELAASIQRGSLDWERAMRCLRHAFRNTPSPDWWRRVLLVAPCHRTQAQGPTPGAVFTSEMISEATIDRIVELLKLTNAETNCWQEWLIVSDVFFFLMKHGCIDFVDFVDKLVCRLQDGDQHILRTNHVTWLLAQIIRVELVMNALNTDSRKVETTRKILSFHKEDRSADPNNPQSILLDFISSCQNLRIWSLNTSTREYLNNEQLQKGKQIDEWWRQVSKGERIMDYMNMDERSIGMFWVVSYTMAQPACETVMHWLTSAGVTEIPGTNLQPNERLMVMQEVSPLPVSLLSGFSINLCLKLAYQMEESLFSGQVVPSIAMVETYVRVLLISPHALFRSLMTLLSPKNQNPLSKPAASLLVFEILNYRLLSLYRYQGKNKGLIHDVTKIIATLKGKRGDHRIFRLAENLCMNLILSMREFFSVKRDGKGPTEFTETINRITITTLAIIIKTHGIAEVEHLLYLQTILEQILATSQHAWSEKTLRHFPPILREALAGRIDNRGLATQAWQQAETTVLNQCTQLLSSSADPTYVMTYINHSFPQHRQYLCSGAWILMYGHPESINSIHLGRVLREFSPEEVTANIYTMVDVLLHHFNLELQCGRSLQELMMKACANLAFFIWTHELLPLDILLLALIDRDDDPHALRIVISILDSKELQQRVKLYLMNRGPAEHWLYSGVFKRTELQKALGNHLSWKESVSRYPTFFDDIAARLLPVIPLIIYRFIENDAFDAADRVLHVYASFLHYYPLNFTFVRDILAYFYGHLPSKLIIRILTVLDVKKIPFSEAFPQHINSSNAPPLDYFATLLLGLVNHVIPPLNNSSKNGQVGEASNASVRAPHNKAQATSQGGPSVAPEGQKPFYQLQDPGTYTQLILETAVIEILSLPITASQIVSSLVQIVVHIQPTLVQSSNGTSVGQSSVLPTSPSGGSTDSLGATRTPTAAGLSNSNFVWRSGYTCQQLSCLLIQACGLLLAQLPPEFHIQLYIEAARVIKESWWLSDGKRSVSELESAVCYALLDPTWAAQDNTSTAIGNVVALLHAFFSNLPLEWLEGTHLIIKHLRPVTSIAGLRIAFRIIGPLLPRLANAHTLFNKTLSVLLSVMADVFGRNSQPSAPVQASEIADIIDFLHHIVHYEGQGGPVQASSKPRAEVLALIGRAAESFSPDVQHLMTHLKADVNCSIYAATHPKFVQNGS; encoded by the exons ATGAATCAGTTAGGGAACCCCCGTCA GAACAAGACACAGAAGCGGGTTACCGCTATTAACAGAGAGCTTCCTCCCCCTAATGAGCAGTTCCTCTTTGACTTTGAGCAGATACAGAGCCAATTTCCT GACCAGGAGCAACTACGCGCTGTAACAGAATCTGTCCTAATATCTCTTGTTATTCAATGCTGTAATCATGCTCCTAGAGCAGAGTTTCTGCTCTTTGCTTTGCGTAGTTTGTGCAATATAGGATACATAAACTGGGATGCATTCTTGCCGTCTCTTCTTTCTTCAGTTTCTTCTGCGGAGACCCCGGTTGGTCAGGGCAGTCAAGCTATGGCTCTTGTTGCTTGTGCAACTTCATCACAGTCAGGAGTCCCACCACCTTCCAATGCCATTCCTAATAACGCTAATTTTCAGGCATCTAATCCTGCGTCTCCTTTGCCGTCAATTCATGGCATTGGATCTCCTGCACAATCAGGTGCTGAGCCATCCACGCTGTCTCCGATGAAGTCAAATGATGTCATCTGTACTGGTCAACAGTCAGCGAGGGCCAATATATCAGTCAGGGAAAATGTTATAAGCAGTTTACGTCAACTTTCCTGCAAGATAATTTTGATTAGCCTTGAGTCTAATCTAATGCCAGTCACACGCTTCGATATCTTTAACCACATGTTAAATTGGCTTGTCAATTGGGATCAAAGACAGCAAGGGCTTGATGAATTTGATAGTGCACAGTTCTGGAAGCCCGATAAGGCCCTAATTGAGTGGTTACATGATTGTCTAGATGTTATTTGGCTGTTAGTTGATGATAATAAATGCCGTGTGCCCTTTTACGAGCTCATACGCAGTGGTTTGCAATTTATTGAGAACATACCAGATGATGAGGCACTGTTTACCCTTATCTTGGAAATTCATAGAAGGAGAGATATGATGGCAACCCACATGCAAATGTTAGATCAACATCTACATTGCCCTACATTTGGAACTCCTCGACTCTTACCTCAGGCAACTACCACTGGTGAGACAGTGACAAACATGAGATATTCACCAATCACATATCCAAGTGTACTTGGAGAACCTTTGCATGGAGAG GAACTTGCAGCATCCATTCAGAGAGGAAGTCTTGACTGGGAGCGAGCTATGCGATGTCTGAGACATGCCTTTCGCAACACTCCATCTCCAGACTGGTGGAGACGTGTATTGCTTGTAGCACCCTGCCACAGGACTCAGGCCCAAGGACCTACACCAGGTGCTGTTTTTACTTCGGAAATGATTAGCGAGGCAACAATTGATAGGATTGTGGAATTGCTGAAGTTGACAAATGCAG AAACAAATTGCTGGCAGGAGTGGCTTATTGTTTCTGatgtattcttttttctcatgAAGCATGGATGcattgattttgttgattttgttgacAAACTAGTGTGTCGACTTCAAGACGGTGATCAACATATCCTCAGGACCAATCATGTTACATGGTTGCTTGCACAAATTATCCGTGTTGAGCTTGTAATGAATGCTCTAAATACAGACTCAAGAAAG GTGGAGACAACCCGGAAAATTCTTTCATTCCATAAAGAAGACCGAAGTGCTGACCCTAATAACCCACAAAGTATCTTGCTGGACTTCATTAGCAGTTGTCAGAATTTGCGTATTTGGTCATTAAATACATCAACTAGAGAATATTTGAACAACGAGCAGCTTCAAAAGGGAAAACAAATCGATGAATGGTGGAGGCAAGTTAGCAAAG GTGAAAGGATCATGGACTATATGAATATGGATGAAAGGTCAATTGGTATGTTTTGGGTTGTCTCATACACTATGGCACAGCCCGCTTGTGAAACAGTCATGCACTGGTTAACCTCAGCTGGAGTAACAGAGATACCAGGAACAAATCTACAGCCAAATGAAAGGTTGATGGTGATGCAGGAAGTCAGCCCATTGCCAGTATCGCTGTTATCTGggttttcaataaatttatgtctgaAACTTGCATATCAGATGGAAGAGTCTTTGTTTTCTGGACAG GTTGTACCTAGCATTGCAATGGTAGAAACATACGTTCGAGTATTGCTCATTTCACCTCATGCACTATTTCGCTCACTCATGACG CTACTGTCTCCGAAGAATCAAAACCCACTGAGTAAACCTGCTGCTTCTCTTCTGGTGTTTGAAATTCTGAACTATCGGTTACTTTCACTCTACAG GTACCAAGGGAAAAACAAAGGTTTAATTCATGATGTCACAAAAATTATTGCTACACTGAAGGGAAAACGTGGTGACCATCGTATTTTTCGGCTGGCTGAGAATTTATGCATGAATCTTATATTATCAATGAGGGAATTTTTCTCTGTGAAGAGGGATGGAAAG GGTCCAACCGAGTTTACGGAAACTATAAATCGGATAACAATAACCACTCTTGCCATcattattaaaactcatggGATTGCGGAGGTTGAACACCTGCTATACCTTCAAACAATTCTGGAACAGATACTTGCCACCAGCCAACATGCATGGTCAGAGAAGACCCTCCGCCACTTCCCTCCTATTTTGCGAGAGGCCTTAGCTGGTCGGATAGATAATAGGGGCTTGGCCACTCAAGCATGGCAACAG GCAGAAACAACTGTGCTCAATCAATGCACTCAGCTTCTATCTTCATCTGCTGATCCTACGTATGTCATGACTTACATTAATCACAGTTTTCCTCAACACCGTCAATATCTTTGCTCTGGTGCATGGATACTGATGTATGGCCACCCTGAGAGCATTAACAGTATACATCTT GGTCGCGTCCTGAGAGAATTTTCCCCTGAAGAAGTTACTGCCAATATCTATACAATGGTGGATGTCCTATTGCATCATTTCAATCTAGAACTTCAGTGTGGGCGGTCTTTGCAG GAGCTTATGATGAAAGCTTGTGCCAACCTTGCATTCTTCATTTGGACTCATGAACTATTGCCATTAGACATTTTACTGCTAGCACTTATTGATAGAGATGACGATCCCCATGCTCTGCGAATTGTG ATAAGCATACTTGACAGCAAAGAACTTCAACAAAGGGTGAAACTGTATCTTATGAATCGTGGTCCAGCTGAGCATTGGCTTTACTCTGGAGTTTTTAAGCGTACCGAATTGCAAAAGGCCCTTGGAAATCATCTGTCGTGGAAGGAAAG TGTTAGCAGGTACCCGAcattttttgatgatattgcTGCAAGATTGCTCCCGGTGATTCCCCTAATCATTTATAGGTTTATCGAGAATGATGCTTTTGATGCTGCTGACAGAGTTCTGCATGTTTATGCATCATTCCTTCATTACTATCCTTTGAATTTCACCTTTGTGCGTGATATACTAGCCTATTTCTATGGTCATCTTCCAAGCAAACTTATCATTCGGATATTGACTGTATTAGACGTGAAAAAG ATACCATTTTCTGAAGCCTTCCCTCAGCATATCAACTCGTCTAATGCTCCTCCACTAGACTATTTTGCTACACTTCTACTGGGCCTGGTGAATCATGTAATTCCTCCCCTGAATAACTCCTCTAAGAACGGACAAGTTGGAGAAGCCTCAAATGCTTCTGTGCGAGCGCCGCATAACAAGGCTCAAGCAACATCACAGGGTGGTCCATCCGTTGCTCCTGAAGGCCAGAAACCATTCTATCAGCTCCAGGATCCTGGCACATATACACAGTTGATTCTTGAAACGGCTGTTATAGAAATCCTCTCTCTTCCTATAACTGCATCCCAGATTGTATCCTCACTTGTTCAAATCGTTGTTCACATACAACCAACTCTGGTCCAATCCAGCAATGGAACTAGTGTCGGCCAAAGTTCTGTGTTACCTACTTCTCCATCAGGGGGAAGCACTGATTCCTTGGGCGCTACTAGGACTCCCACAGCAGCAGGATTAAGTAACTCTAACTTTGTTTGGCGAAGTGGTTATACGTGTCAACAGTTGTCTTGCTTGTTGATCCAAGCTTGTGGCCTGCTTTTGGCTCAGCTACCTCCTGAGTTTCATATTCAACTCTATATAGAGGCGGCACGTGTAATAAAGGAGAGCTGGTGGCTTTCCGATGGGAAAAGATCAGTCTCTGAATTAGAATCTGCCGTTTGCTATGCTTTATTAGATCCAACATGGGCTGCCCAGGACAACACCTCTACAGCCATTG GTAATGTGGTGGCACTCTTACATGCTTTCTTCAGTAACCTTCCTCTAGAGTGGCTGGAGGGGACACATCTCATTATCAAGCATCTCAGACCCGTGACATCAATAGCTGGATTGAGAATAGCTTTCCGTATTATAGGACCTTTGCTCCCTCGATTGGCCAATGCTCACACCCTCTTCAATAAG ACGCTATCGGTGCTGTTAAGTGTAATGGCCGATGTCTTTGGAAGGAATTCACAGCCGTCAGCTCCTGTCCAAGCATCTGAGATAGCTGATATTATAGACTTCCT
- the LOC125212998 gene encoding mediator of RNA polymerase II transcription subunit 23 isoform X5, with the protein MMQRGPTPGLSSQPLPEMEQLNNTQQPPPQQQQHRPSSSASSRAHHFHPARPAILELFNLYLGRRSQQKSDESVREPPSVIHDHYHYQNKTQKRVTAINRELPPPNEQFLFDFEQIQSQFPDQEQLRAVTESVLISLVIQCCNHAPRAEFLLFALRSLCNIGYINWDAFLPSLLSSVSSAETPVGQGSQAMALVACATSSQSGVPPPSNAIPNNANFQASNPASPLPSIHGIGSPAQSGAEPSTLSPMKSNDVICTGQQSARANISVRENVISSLRQLSCKIILISLESNLMPVTRFDIFNHMLNWLVNWDQRQQGLDEFDSAQFWKPDKALIEWLHDCLDVIWLLVDDNKCRVPFYELIRSGLQFIENIPDDEALFTLILEIHRRRDMMATHMQMLDQHLHCPTFGTPRLLPQATTTGETVTNMRYSPITYPSVLGEPLHGEELAASIQRGSLDWERAMRCLRHAFRNTPSPDWWRRVLLVAPCHRTQAQGPTPGAVFTSEMISEATIDRIVELLKLTNAVCRLQDGDQHILRTNHVTWLLAQIIRVELVMNALNTDSRKVETTRKILSFHKEDRSADPNNPQSILLDFISSCQNLRIWSLNTSTREYLNNEQLQKGKQIDEWWRQVSKGERIMDYMNMDERSIGMFWVVSYTMAQPACETVMHWLTSAGVTEIPGTNLQPNERLMVMQEVSPLPVSLLSGFSINLCLKLAYQMEESLFSGQVVPSIAMVETYVRVLLISPHALFRSLMTLLSPKNQNPLSKPAASLLVFEILNYRLLSLYRYQGKNKGLIHDVTKIIATLKGKRGDHRIFRLAENLCMNLILSMREFFSVKRDGKGPTEFTETINRITITTLAIIIKTHGIAEVEHLLYLQTILEQILATSQHAWSEKTLRHFPPILREALAGRIDNRGLATQAWQQAETTVLNQCTQLLSSSADPTYVMTYINHSFPQHRQYLCSGAWILMYGHPESINSIHLGRVLREFSPEEVTANIYTMVDVLLHHFNLELQCGRSLQELMMKACANLAFFIWTHELLPLDILLLALIDRDDDPHALRIVISILDSKELQQRVKLYLMNRGPAEHWLYSGVFKRTELQKALGNHLSWKESVSRYPTFFDDIAARLLPVIPLIIYRFIENDAFDAADRVLHVYASFLHYYPLNFTFVRDILAYFYGHLPSKLIIRILTVLDVKKIPFSEAFPQHINSSNAPPLDYFATLLLGLVNHVIPPLNNSSKNGQVGEASNASVRAPHNKAQATSQGGPSVAPEGQKPFYQLQDPGTYTQLILETAVIEILSLPITASQIVSSLVQIVVHIQPTLVQSSNGTSVGQSSVLPTSPSGGSTDSLGATRTPTAAGLSNSNFVWRSGYTCQQLSCLLIQACGLLLAQLPPEFHIQLYIEAARVIKESWWLSDGKRSVSELESAVCYALLDPTWAAQDNTSTAIGNVVALLHAFFSNLPLEWLEGTHLIIKHLRPVTSIAGLRIAFRIIGPLLPRLANAHTLFNKTLSVLLSVMADVFGRNSQPSAPVQASEIADIIDFLHHIVHYEGQGGPVQASSKPRAEVLALIGRAAESFSPDVQHLMTHLKADVNCSIYAATHPKFVQNGS; encoded by the exons ATGATGCAGCGGGGTCCGACTCCGGGCCTCTCTTCCCAGCCCTTGCCAGAGATGGAACAGCTCAACAACACGCAACAGCCGCCGCCGCAACAACAACAGCATCGACCTTCTTCCTCCGCCTCTTCCCGTGCCCACCATTTCCACCCCGCCCGGCCCGCCATTCTAGAACTCTTCAATCTCTACTTGGGC AGGAGATCGCAGCAGAAATCGGATGAATCAGTTAGGGAACCCCCGTCAGTAATTCACgatcattatcattatca GAACAAGACACAGAAGCGGGTTACCGCTATTAACAGAGAGCTTCCTCCCCCTAATGAGCAGTTCCTCTTTGACTTTGAGCAGATACAGAGCCAATTTCCT GACCAGGAGCAACTACGCGCTGTAACAGAATCTGTCCTAATATCTCTTGTTATTCAATGCTGTAATCATGCTCCTAGAGCAGAGTTTCTGCTCTTTGCTTTGCGTAGTTTGTGCAATATAGGATACATAAACTGGGATGCATTCTTGCCGTCTCTTCTTTCTTCAGTTTCTTCTGCGGAGACCCCGGTTGGTCAGGGCAGTCAAGCTATGGCTCTTGTTGCTTGTGCAACTTCATCACAGTCAGGAGTCCCACCACCTTCCAATGCCATTCCTAATAACGCTAATTTTCAGGCATCTAATCCTGCGTCTCCTTTGCCGTCAATTCATGGCATTGGATCTCCTGCACAATCAGGTGCTGAGCCATCCACGCTGTCTCCGATGAAGTCAAATGATGTCATCTGTACTGGTCAACAGTCAGCGAGGGCCAATATATCAGTCAGGGAAAATGTTATAAGCAGTTTACGTCAACTTTCCTGCAAGATAATTTTGATTAGCCTTGAGTCTAATCTAATGCCAGTCACACGCTTCGATATCTTTAACCACATGTTAAATTGGCTTGTCAATTGGGATCAAAGACAGCAAGGGCTTGATGAATTTGATAGTGCACAGTTCTGGAAGCCCGATAAGGCCCTAATTGAGTGGTTACATGATTGTCTAGATGTTATTTGGCTGTTAGTTGATGATAATAAATGCCGTGTGCCCTTTTACGAGCTCATACGCAGTGGTTTGCAATTTATTGAGAACATACCAGATGATGAGGCACTGTTTACCCTTATCTTGGAAATTCATAGAAGGAGAGATATGATGGCAACCCACATGCAAATGTTAGATCAACATCTACATTGCCCTACATTTGGAACTCCTCGACTCTTACCTCAGGCAACTACCACTGGTGAGACAGTGACAAACATGAGATATTCACCAATCACATATCCAAGTGTACTTGGAGAACCTTTGCATGGAGAG GAACTTGCAGCATCCATTCAGAGAGGAAGTCTTGACTGGGAGCGAGCTATGCGATGTCTGAGACATGCCTTTCGCAACACTCCATCTCCAGACTGGTGGAGACGTGTATTGCTTGTAGCACCCTGCCACAGGACTCAGGCCCAAGGACCTACACCAGGTGCTGTTTTTACTTCGGAAATGATTAGCGAGGCAACAATTGATAGGATTGTGGAATTGCTGAAGTTGACAAATGCAG TGTGTCGACTTCAAGACGGTGATCAACATATCCTCAGGACCAATCATGTTACATGGTTGCTTGCACAAATTATCCGTGTTGAGCTTGTAATGAATGCTCTAAATACAGACTCAAGAAAG GTGGAGACAACCCGGAAAATTCTTTCATTCCATAAAGAAGACCGAAGTGCTGACCCTAATAACCCACAAAGTATCTTGCTGGACTTCATTAGCAGTTGTCAGAATTTGCGTATTTGGTCATTAAATACATCAACTAGAGAATATTTGAACAACGAGCAGCTTCAAAAGGGAAAACAAATCGATGAATGGTGGAGGCAAGTTAGCAAAG GTGAAAGGATCATGGACTATATGAATATGGATGAAAGGTCAATTGGTATGTTTTGGGTTGTCTCATACACTATGGCACAGCCCGCTTGTGAAACAGTCATGCACTGGTTAACCTCAGCTGGAGTAACAGAGATACCAGGAACAAATCTACAGCCAAATGAAAGGTTGATGGTGATGCAGGAAGTCAGCCCATTGCCAGTATCGCTGTTATCTGggttttcaataaatttatgtctgaAACTTGCATATCAGATGGAAGAGTCTTTGTTTTCTGGACAG GTTGTACCTAGCATTGCAATGGTAGAAACATACGTTCGAGTATTGCTCATTTCACCTCATGCACTATTTCGCTCACTCATGACG CTACTGTCTCCGAAGAATCAAAACCCACTGAGTAAACCTGCTGCTTCTCTTCTGGTGTTTGAAATTCTGAACTATCGGTTACTTTCACTCTACAG GTACCAAGGGAAAAACAAAGGTTTAATTCATGATGTCACAAAAATTATTGCTACACTGAAGGGAAAACGTGGTGACCATCGTATTTTTCGGCTGGCTGAGAATTTATGCATGAATCTTATATTATCAATGAGGGAATTTTTCTCTGTGAAGAGGGATGGAAAG GGTCCAACCGAGTTTACGGAAACTATAAATCGGATAACAATAACCACTCTTGCCATcattattaaaactcatggGATTGCGGAGGTTGAACACCTGCTATACCTTCAAACAATTCTGGAACAGATACTTGCCACCAGCCAACATGCATGGTCAGAGAAGACCCTCCGCCACTTCCCTCCTATTTTGCGAGAGGCCTTAGCTGGTCGGATAGATAATAGGGGCTTGGCCACTCAAGCATGGCAACAG GCAGAAACAACTGTGCTCAATCAATGCACTCAGCTTCTATCTTCATCTGCTGATCCTACGTATGTCATGACTTACATTAATCACAGTTTTCCTCAACACCGTCAATATCTTTGCTCTGGTGCATGGATACTGATGTATGGCCACCCTGAGAGCATTAACAGTATACATCTT GGTCGCGTCCTGAGAGAATTTTCCCCTGAAGAAGTTACTGCCAATATCTATACAATGGTGGATGTCCTATTGCATCATTTCAATCTAGAACTTCAGTGTGGGCGGTCTTTGCAG GAGCTTATGATGAAAGCTTGTGCCAACCTTGCATTCTTCATTTGGACTCATGAACTATTGCCATTAGACATTTTACTGCTAGCACTTATTGATAGAGATGACGATCCCCATGCTCTGCGAATTGTG ATAAGCATACTTGACAGCAAAGAACTTCAACAAAGGGTGAAACTGTATCTTATGAATCGTGGTCCAGCTGAGCATTGGCTTTACTCTGGAGTTTTTAAGCGTACCGAATTGCAAAAGGCCCTTGGAAATCATCTGTCGTGGAAGGAAAG TGTTAGCAGGTACCCGAcattttttgatgatattgcTGCAAGATTGCTCCCGGTGATTCCCCTAATCATTTATAGGTTTATCGAGAATGATGCTTTTGATGCTGCTGACAGAGTTCTGCATGTTTATGCATCATTCCTTCATTACTATCCTTTGAATTTCACCTTTGTGCGTGATATACTAGCCTATTTCTATGGTCATCTTCCAAGCAAACTTATCATTCGGATATTGACTGTATTAGACGTGAAAAAG ATACCATTTTCTGAAGCCTTCCCTCAGCATATCAACTCGTCTAATGCTCCTCCACTAGACTATTTTGCTACACTTCTACTGGGCCTGGTGAATCATGTAATTCCTCCCCTGAATAACTCCTCTAAGAACGGACAAGTTGGAGAAGCCTCAAATGCTTCTGTGCGAGCGCCGCATAACAAGGCTCAAGCAACATCACAGGGTGGTCCATCCGTTGCTCCTGAAGGCCAGAAACCATTCTATCAGCTCCAGGATCCTGGCACATATACACAGTTGATTCTTGAAACGGCTGTTATAGAAATCCTCTCTCTTCCTATAACTGCATCCCAGATTGTATCCTCACTTGTTCAAATCGTTGTTCACATACAACCAACTCTGGTCCAATCCAGCAATGGAACTAGTGTCGGCCAAAGTTCTGTGTTACCTACTTCTCCATCAGGGGGAAGCACTGATTCCTTGGGCGCTACTAGGACTCCCACAGCAGCAGGATTAAGTAACTCTAACTTTGTTTGGCGAAGTGGTTATACGTGTCAACAGTTGTCTTGCTTGTTGATCCAAGCTTGTGGCCTGCTTTTGGCTCAGCTACCTCCTGAGTTTCATATTCAACTCTATATAGAGGCGGCACGTGTAATAAAGGAGAGCTGGTGGCTTTCCGATGGGAAAAGATCAGTCTCTGAATTAGAATCTGCCGTTTGCTATGCTTTATTAGATCCAACATGGGCTGCCCAGGACAACACCTCTACAGCCATTG GTAATGTGGTGGCACTCTTACATGCTTTCTTCAGTAACCTTCCTCTAGAGTGGCTGGAGGGGACACATCTCATTATCAAGCATCTCAGACCCGTGACATCAATAGCTGGATTGAGAATAGCTTTCCGTATTATAGGACCTTTGCTCCCTCGATTGGCCAATGCTCACACCCTCTTCAATAAG ACGCTATCGGTGCTGTTAAGTGTAATGGCCGATGTCTTTGGAAGGAATTCACAGCCGTCAGCTCCTGTCCAAGCATCTGAGATAGCTGATATTATAGACTTCCT